Genomic DNA from Maylandia zebra isolate NMK-2024a linkage group LG17, Mzebra_GT3a, whole genome shotgun sequence:
TCACTACTGAGAACGACAAACGTGTCCTTGACATGAAGCATTTGTGTGATTTTGGTGAAGCCCTACAAAGTGGACACTGTGTGCCAGTTTCACTAAAGCCTGAAAAGCAGAGAGACTGAAGGTCTGTGGTGTGATCTTTAAACACACTTCAGGTAAAACTCTCACCTTGCCTGCCCCCATGATCTTCTCGGCTGCGTAAACCGAGTCTCCACACCGGGCGCATTTCTCCGAACCGCCAAACTTCTGAGCAAATTTGGATGGGTTGGGGTTGGTCGTGGGTCTGTGAGTCTGGGTCCTTGGGTGGGAAAGGGCAAATAAATATACGGCAAATTATTTCAGAGGAAAAGTTAatttattgttcacatgttcaactctcatttcagtcagactGACATTGGCCTGTAAATTCAAAGAGTCCTAAAATCAACATATCAGACTATTTGTGGTGCTAGTATTGAACAAAGTAGGATCCAAAACATTAAGATCCAGAAAACAACCTGACTGCTCTGCTGTCTGTTCTCTGCCAATGGTGGGAAAATGAGCAGGGCACCATGGGGCCCGGAGCAATGCTTATCGAAGGGTGACTGCCAGCCTCAGTGGCCCCTGAATGAAGGTCTTTGTGATGGAGGATACAGCAGGGTGAGCGAGATCCTTCTGGTTGCATAATAACTCTTTCATAATCGAATCACCTGACGTCTGAGGCAGGGTAATAATTATGCAGTGTAACAAAACCTCGGATGCAATTTTGCCTTAGGAGCGTCCAGAAAATATCCCCAACCCATTCCCGGGCTGCAGGCTGGAAGCTTGATGGAAAGCAACGATCCTGTTCGGTTAGATGATGTTTTTCACTCTTAGATCTTTACTTTGAATTTCAGACTTGCCTCATCTTGTACTCTGGGTCCCTTTTAAAATGACACCATTTCCAAGATTCATATCTGCAGACTTCATGGCAGATGAATCAGATCTTATCAGACCTCAAAGGACAAACATGTTTCTCATGTAAAGGAATGGATTTAAACCCACTGTTACAATGTACTGTGTTGTGAGTTACTGTACATGCAAACTGTACTAACATTATAACCCAAAAAGGTTAGTGCATGGCATTTTACTGTAGCTAATGGTCGACAGTGAGAAGCCTGTATCCTCTTCAAAGACAGGTCCCAGTCTCACAGTTTTAAAGCAACCCAGCTCTGCACCAAAACCTgttgaatcaaatgattattaTTGGAGGTAAACACTGGTTATAGAATCTATTTCCAGAAATTCTCATTTTTAAAGACAATATTCGCAttagtgtaaaaacaaaaagatgtttccatactctttttttgtctctttatcCAGATCCAAATTCTATACTACTCCTTCCATACTGTGTAGGAATCTTGTGGATCTACATCTGGGAATTGACTTAGCCAAGCTGGATTTGATAAAGAAGTGGAGTTTTGCCAGTATTCCTGTAAGGTTTCTTTCCTCTCTCAAAGCGCTGTGGTTCTTGCAGAAAAGGGCCGGGACTGTGAAGCGCAGAGGCTTGTTCATGGTTATGAAATCTTTACTCTGAACGACACTACTCGGGCAAGCTGATCTGTATGCAAACATACAGATTGTCTTGTTATTGCCATTTGTACGCATTTAAATTGCATCTGGtgatattttcaaatcaggcAAAGATTCATTTTACAGGACAGCGCTCACCTACATAGCTACATAATAACCTCTATTTCTGGTTTTTGTGTGAAGTAGTTTGTGTATTTGGGATCAGCTTCAACCTCAGTTCCATAAGTACGTGCTGACAATGGCACTGTGACAGTCAGCAGCCACAGCTTATAAAGATCATTACAAATAATGCAACACTACACAGTGGCCTCGACAACCACACCGCAGCATTACATCTGTGCAATTATAACTGATGAATGATGCTTTGTTAAGATATTATAGTTTCATAGTTACTGGCAACACTGTTGGGAATTTACACAAAGTTAACACTTTTTAAACTCCCACAGAAACAATAAACATCACCAGAACTCAGACGAGAGCCAGTATACAGCAAAGTTACATCACTGCATACAGTAGTGATGTCATGAAATACCATGTGCACATGTTAACTGCAATAACCATTGTGATCACAGTTAGTCAGAGTTACGCTTTAATCATTATGTAAAGGGAGTGTTTCCCtgactgtcgccaaagtgcttgctcatggggtcatttgattgttgggtttttctctgtatgcattattgtagggtctaccttacaatataaagcaccttgaggtgactgttgctgtgatttggcactcTATGAATGAAACATTCATTGAAGTCCAGCTTACTCTTCAGGCTTGATTCCCAGCCGTTCTCCCCGATCCATGTTGAGTGTTCCTGCTCCCTGTCCATAGCCATAGCCTTTAGGACCGTATTTTTTTCCATAGCACGATTTGCAGTAGATCTCCTGGTCATGACTGGCCAGAGTGGTGCTGTCCAAACCCTTCCTGCAGACCactgtggacacacacacagcagcagttaAGTGAGAGGAAAGGTCTTCTAAATTCTTTTCACTTGGTTACATTTACATGTATTTACTGCCTAAATGTAGCACATGACATGTCTGAAATACTATAAAGATTTTAAGTACTAGATGAAAttctaatatttattattagacTCCTTTAGAGTAGCACAGATCCATCCATATTCAATCTTTTACTGGCTTTTAGTGCGGCCCCTCAGTTCCTCCTCCTTGTTTCTTTCCCTTTACAGTCATTCTTCCCTTAAAGTCAGTGTTCTAAAAACTGCGTCCCTCTCACAAGCAGCACACAAAGTGCAGGTgagttgtgtgtctgtggtcaCCTATtatgctaacttctaactctgtatTCTTTGGGATTTCCTAAATTAGCCATGCAGGGCTCAAATTCATTTTTTGAGTACTCCACCCAGTGTCCGAAACATGGCCCTCCAGCTCCCCTCGTAACTAACTTTGTTCTGAATGGCTAAATTGACATAATGTACCTGGAAGGGTAATTTACAGTGTCAGCTGAAAGCAGTCCACTTTCTGTCAACAACAACTGTGGGAATGAAAAGAAGATTGTTTGtagtttctgttttatcctccCGTGTAACTTTAATGACCAGTTTTGACACCTCAGTATACATCAATAAAGACGCGGCTTGACGAACATTAGAATAtctctcccactgaaaacgctacgtccagatgaacgaTATGACAGAAACAAGGGTTACTCCTAGTAGGTGTCCAAGGGGGGAAAGTAAAATATCTGATAGCCACAAAGGTCTGAAGAGCCAGTTCAAGAATGTGAACCAGCTGCTAAGAATGAGAGGTTCAAAGACCTCTGGCATTTAAAGTTCACATCTACAATAATcaacaaaacaagaacagaTTCTTCAAATTCCAGTGTTTTCTCTTATGACTTTAACACCATTTTGATTGCAACTGCAGGTATTTAAATAACATAAAGTAAGAGGTTAAAGAAAATCAATTCCAGCTTGAGTCTGGCTGTATACCAAAGGTGTTGGAAAAATTGACAGCATCTTGGCAGGTTTGTCTTAGCAGAGAAAGCAGCGTCTGTAAAAACAAAGGCTCCACGGGTGCTTTAGGCTGCACGCTTGTGCCCACGCTGGCTGCTGGGATTAGCTGAATTCTTTACACAATGGCCTTCGCTACGAGACTGTCTGAATCTGGTTTCAGATTTCACACAACCGGCAGGAAAAATGTCTCCATTCACGTCTGCACGTCTCCCAGCCAACACTGTCAAAACAAGACTTGCATGTCCCATTGAATGGCACCTAAATCCTGACTTGCCCTCCTCAGTTTGTGATGCACTTTTAGGTTTTTTGACAGTACTTCCTCTTTGCTTCAACTACATGTACACTAGTATTCCCCATGTGTTGCCACAGGCACTGACTGTGAATAAATAGGTGAGACA
This window encodes:
- the csrp2 gene encoding cysteine and glycine-rich protein 2, producing MPNWGGGNKCAACHGTVYHAEEVQCDGKSFHKCCFLCMVCRKGLDSTTLASHDQEIYCKSCYGKKYGPKGYGYGQGAGTLNMDRGERLGIKPEETQTHRPTTNPNPSKFAQKFGGSEKCARCGDSVYAAEKIMGAGKPWHKNCFRCAKCGKSLESTTQTEKDGEIYCKACYAKNFGPKGFGYGQGAGALVHAQ